The nucleotide sequence CCTGCTTTCGACTCGCGAGGTACCAGGCCGCCACGGCGTTCCGGACGGCACTTCTTACGGTGTTGCCTGATCGGCAACTGTCGTCTGCTCGACGTATCGGCGCAACGCGTTTGTGTCGAGCGCTCGCGGGGCGCGCAGTGCCCGCGTGAACGCTCGGCGGCGTACCGCCTGGTCCAGACAGACCGGTGCCGGGTGTACATAAGCACCCCGGCCGGGCAGCGTACCGCGAGGATCGGGGACGCAGGCGTCCTCGATCATCACGATCCGCAGTAGATCGTTCTTGGCCGCCCGCTTCCGGCACCCCACACAGGTGCGTTCAGGGCATGCTCGGGTGTGCGTCCGGCCAGACACGGTTAAGTCTACCTCCCCGTACCGACCTCACCCCTTTGGGGCAGAGGTCGAACAGTTGCAGTGTGGTGAACGGTCACGATCCGGTCGGGATCTGTCCGGATCCCGACCGTGATCAAGACGGTGATCTAGTCGGTGACCTGCTCGGTGTCCGGGCGGATGTCGATGCGCCAGCCGGTGAGGCGGGCGGCGAGCCGGGCGTTCTGCCCTTCCTTGCCGATCGCCAGCGAGAGCTGGTAGTCCGGCACGGTCACCCGGGCGGAGCGGGCGGCGAGGTCGACGACCTCGACCTTGCTCACCCGAGCGGGTGACAGGGCGTTCGCCACCATCTCGGCCGGGTCGTCCGACCAGTCGACGATGTCGATCTTCTCGCCGTTCAGCTCGCCCATCACGTTGCGCACCCGGCCGCCCATCGGGCCGATGCAGGCACCCTTGGCGTTCAGGCCCGAACGGTTGGAGCGCACGGCGATCTTGGTGCGGTGGCCGGCCTCGCGGGCGATGGCGGCGATCTCCACCGAGCCGTCCGCGATCTCCGGCACCTCCAGGGAGAAGAGCTTCTTCACCAGGTTGGGGTGGGTGCGGGACAGCGTGACCGAGGGGCCGCGCACGCCCTTGGCGACGCGGACCACGTAGGAACGCAGCCGCATGCCGTGCTGGTAGCTCTCGCCGGGGACCTGCTCCTGCACCGGCAGGATGGCCTCCAGCTTGCCGATGTCGACCAGCACGTTCTTCGGGTCGCGGCCCTGCTGGACCACGCCGGTGACGATGTCGCCCTCGCGGCCGGCGTACTCGCCGAGCGTGGCGTCGTCCTCCGCGTCACGCAGCCGCTGCAGGATGACCTGCTTGGCGGTGGTGGCGGCGATCCGGCCGAACCCGGAAGGGGTGTCGTCGAACTCGCGACGCTCCTGCCCCTCCTCGATGTCCTCGGGGTCCTCCTTCGCCCACACGGTCACGTGGCCGGTCTGCCGGTTCAGCTCCACGCGTGCGTGGCGGCGGCTTCCCTCGGTGCGGTGGTACGCGATGAGGAGGGCCGACTCGATCGCCTCGACCAGCAGGTCGAAGGAGATCTCCTTCTCCCTGACCAAGCCCCGCAGGGCGCTCATGTCGATGTCCACGGCTACGCCTCCTCCTCTTCCTTCATGTCCGTCTTGTCTTTGCGGTTGAACTCGACCTGTACCCGCGCCTTGGCGATCTCGGGGAACTGGAGCCTGCGCTCCTTGGGCTTGCGGCCCTTCACACCGGGAACCTCCAGGTCCAGACCCTCGTCGTCCACGCCCAGGATGCGCGCGACGAGCTCGTCGCCGTCGGCGAGCTGGAACTTGACCAGCCGGTCCACGGCACGCCGGTAGTGGCGGGGTTCGGTCAGAAGGCGCTCGGCGCCGGGGGTGCCGACCTCCAGGTCGTACGCCTGGTCTCCCATCGCGTCGGTCTCGTCGAGCTTCGCCGAGAGCGCGCGGCTCACATCGGCGATCCGGTCCAGGTCCGCTCCGGTGTCGGAGTCGACGACCACGCGCAGCACCCGCTTGCGTCCGACGGAGTCGAGGGAGATCTCCTCGAGATCCAGCCCCTGGGAGGTGACGAGCGGTTCGAGCAGCTCTCGCAGCCTCTCGCTCTGGGTGGTGCTCATCCGGGTGACTCCTCGGCCGCGTGTGCTGTTGTGGGATGGGTCGCGTGTCTGATCAAAGGGTATCCGGTCGCGATGGGTGTTGCCGTCCACCTCGGGCGGGGCACGGGCCGGCCGCGTCCGTCCGGTGGCCGTCGGGGCGCGGGGCGGTGCCGGTGAGTGGTGCGGGCACGGGGCGCGGGTACGGTGATCACGGGCGTGCCGCCCGTTCGACGGGCCCCGCCTTCCGGTGCCCTCCCCCGCGTCTCCCCGTACGAGTTCCCCGAGGACGTCTGCCGTGCCGTACTCCCCACCGCCGCGCGCCCGCTCGGGGCCGCGGAGAAGAACCCTGCTCGCCGCCCTCACCGGTGCCGCCGCCCTGCTGACGGGCTGCTCGTCCGGGTCCGGCCCCGCCGCACGCGCGGCGTCGGCGGCCACCCGCGCACGCGCGCGTGCGGCGCGCGACAGCACCGAGCTGCTGGCGCAGTACGACGCGGTGCTCGACGCGCACCCGGCGCTCGCGGACCGGCTGTCCCCGCTGCGGGCGGCGGTGGCCGCGCACCGGGACGCCTTCGGCGGGAAGAACGAGCCCAAGGCGAAGAAGTCACCCACACCCGCTCCCACCGCGCCCGCCGACCGAAAGGACGCGCTGGCCTCGCTGGCGTCCGCCGAGCGGACCGTGGCGGACCGGCGCGCGGGAGCGCTGCTGGAGGTGCCCGGTGAGCTGGCGCGGCTGCTGGCGTCGGTGTCGGCCG is from Streptomyces seoulensis and encodes:
- a CDS encoding YlxR family protein, producing MSGRTHTRACPERTCVGCRKRAAKNDLLRIVMIEDACVPDPRGTLPGRGAYVHPAPVCLDQAVRRRAFTRALRAPRALDTNALRRYVEQTTVADQATP
- the nusA gene encoding transcription termination factor NusA, translated to MDIDMSALRGLVREKEISFDLLVEAIESALLIAYHRTEGSRRHARVELNRQTGHVTVWAKEDPEDIEEGQERREFDDTPSGFGRIAATTAKQVILQRLRDAEDDATLGEYAGREGDIVTGVVQQGRDPKNVLVDIGKLEAILPVQEQVPGESYQHGMRLRSYVVRVAKGVRGPSVTLSRTHPNLVKKLFSLEVPEIADGSVEIAAIAREAGHRTKIAVRSNRSGLNAKGACIGPMGGRVRNVMGELNGEKIDIVDWSDDPAEMVANALSPARVSKVEVVDLAARSARVTVPDYQLSLAIGKEGQNARLAARLTGWRIDIRPDTEQVTD
- the rimP gene encoding ribosome maturation factor RimP; the protein is MSTTQSERLRELLEPLVTSQGLDLEEISLDSVGRKRVLRVVVDSDTGADLDRIADVSRALSAKLDETDAMGDQAYDLEVGTPGAERLLTEPRHYRRAVDRLVKFQLADGDELVARILGVDDEGLDLEVPGVKGRKPKERRLQFPEIAKARVQVEFNRKDKTDMKEEEEA